From Pseudonocardia autotrophica, one genomic window encodes:
- a CDS encoding TetR/AcrR family transcriptional regulator, with the protein MPQEQRDVKPDPRARRREQRRSEMVQAAIDAVREHGPGVSVAQIAAAAGITKPVLYRHFDDRADLQRAVGERAAEMLMERIYPVLAVEAEPIEHIAAVIDAFLGGIEDEPQLYRFVVANPAEPAPGAEIVEDVRGRIGALLATLFGERLRSEGRDSGGAEVWAHGLIGLVQAAGEWWLDRRTMSRDALTNYLSTLVWGGVAGVAGIDQPTANADILRLVPPPHTATGTEGGTGTGTSTGTAADTGTATDTGTATAADARVDTRIAPEGRPT; encoded by the coding sequence GTGCCGCAGGAGCAGAGAGATGTCAAGCCGGACCCACGGGCCCGGCGCCGCGAGCAACGCCGGTCGGAGATGGTCCAGGCGGCGATCGACGCCGTCCGTGAACACGGGCCCGGTGTCTCCGTCGCGCAGATCGCCGCCGCCGCCGGGATCACCAAGCCGGTGCTCTACCGGCACTTCGACGACCGTGCCGATCTTCAGCGCGCGGTCGGCGAGCGGGCCGCCGAGATGCTGATGGAGCGCATCTACCCGGTCCTGGCCGTGGAGGCCGAGCCGATCGAGCACATCGCCGCGGTGATCGACGCGTTCCTCGGTGGCATCGAGGACGAGCCGCAGCTCTACCGCTTCGTCGTGGCCAACCCCGCCGAGCCGGCCCCTGGTGCGGAGATCGTCGAGGACGTCCGCGGCCGGATCGGGGCCCTGCTGGCCACCCTGTTCGGCGAGCGGCTGCGATCCGAGGGGCGTGACTCGGGCGGCGCCGAGGTCTGGGCGCACGGGCTCATCGGCCTCGTCCAGGCCGCCGGGGAGTGGTGGCTCGACCGCCGCACGATGAGCCGGGACGCGCTGACGAACTACCTGTCCACGCTGGTGTGGGGCGGGGTCGCCGGCGTCGCCGGGATCGACCAGCCGACGGCGAACGCCGACATCCTGCGCCTGGTCCCGCCCCCGCACACCGCCACCGGCACCGAGGGCGGGACCGGGACGGGGACATCCACCGGCACCGCAGCCGACACCGGGACGGCCACCGACACCGGCACGGCCACCGCCGCCGATGCCCGCGTCGACACCCGCATCGCCC
- the moeZ gene encoding adenylyltransferase/sulfurtransferase MoeZ: MALPPLVEPAAELTKEEVERYSRHLIIPDVGMDGQKRLKNAKVLVVGAGGLGSPALLYLAAAGVGTLGIVEFDVVDESNLQRQIIHGQSDVDRPKAESARDSIRETNPYVEVRLHNERLTSENVLDIFRDYDLILDGTDNFATRYLVNDAAVLLGKPYVWGSIFRFEGQASVFWEDAPNGQGLNYRDLYPEPPPPGMVPSCAEGGVLGVLCASIGSIMVNEAIKLITGIGEPLLGRLVIYDALETTWRQVKIRKDPETPKITELIDYDAFCGTVTQDAQDAAAGNTITVGELKQMMDAGKDFQLIDVREQHEYEIVSIPGATLIPKDRILSGEALSEIAQDRPVVLHCKSGGRSAEALAALHRAGFADAVHVGGGVLSWVKQIDPSQPSY; this comes from the coding sequence ATGGCGCTACCGCCGCTGGTGGAGCCGGCTGCCGAGCTCACCAAGGAAGAGGTCGAGCGGTACAGCCGCCACCTCATCATCCCGGATGTCGGGATGGACGGGCAGAAGCGGCTGAAGAACGCCAAGGTCCTCGTCGTCGGAGCGGGTGGCCTCGGCTCGCCCGCGCTGCTGTACCTGGCAGCGGCCGGGGTGGGCACGCTGGGGATCGTCGAGTTCGACGTGGTCGACGAGTCGAACCTGCAGCGTCAGATCATCCACGGTCAGTCCGACGTCGACCGCCCGAAGGCGGAGTCGGCCCGGGACTCGATCCGCGAGACCAACCCCTACGTCGAGGTCCGGCTGCACAACGAGCGGCTGACCAGCGAGAACGTCCTCGACATCTTCCGGGACTACGACCTGATCCTGGACGGCACCGACAACTTCGCCACCCGTTACCTGGTGAACGATGCGGCGGTGCTGCTGGGCAAGCCCTACGTCTGGGGCTCGATCTTCCGGTTCGAGGGCCAGGCGTCGGTGTTCTGGGAGGACGCCCCGAACGGCCAGGGCCTGAACTACCGCGACCTCTACCCGGAGCCGCCGCCGCCCGGGATGGTCCCGTCCTGTGCCGAGGGCGGCGTGCTGGGCGTGCTCTGCGCGTCGATCGGCTCGATCATGGTCAACGAGGCGATCAAGCTGATCACCGGCATCGGTGAGCCGCTGCTCGGGCGCCTGGTGATCTACGACGCGCTGGAGACGACCTGGCGTCAGGTGAAGATCCGCAAGGATCCGGAGACGCCGAAGATCACCGAGCTGATCGACTACGACGCGTTCTGCGGCACCGTCACCCAGGACGCGCAGGACGCGGCCGCCGGCAACACCATCACCGTCGGCGAGCTCAAGCAGATGATGGACGCCGGCAAGGACTTCCAGCTCATCGACGTCCGTGAGCAGCACGAGTACGAGATCGTCTCGATCCCGGGCGCGACGCTCATCCCGAAGGACCGGATCCTCTCCGGCGAGGCGCTGTCGGAGATCGCGCAGGACCGGCCGGTGGTGCTGCACTGCAAGTCCGGTGGCCGTTCGGCCGAGGCGCTCGCGGCCCTGCACCGGGCCGGTTTCGCGGACGCGGTGCACGTCGGCGGTGGCGTGCTCTCCTGGGTCAAGCAGATCGACCCCTCGCAGCCGAGCTACTGA
- a CDS encoding AurF N-oxygenase family protein — protein MSAPARTGSRSRIADREDTARRLLRSSVDKSYDPSIDIDWEAPLVEGAYGVVPERVSLYGTPLWDELSEEQRVTLSVHEFCSVARIGLWFEMILMQMLLRYAYDRDPRRPHIQYALVEIADECRHSMMFAKATERYGVPDYAPDRLTHELGRVMKTIGTGPAMFAGTLYVEEILDQLQREGMRDERVQPLSRMINKIHVTEEARHVRYAREELQRIMPKTNAAQRSLARNETAAIAFVVARNLIHPEVYRSVGIEPSVGRKIARANPHHREMLRWSARKLVPFLREQGVIGGPSELLWKRAHLI, from the coding sequence ATGAGCGCTCCCGCCCGCACCGGCAGCAGAAGCAGGATCGCCGACCGGGAGGACACGGCCCGGCGGCTGCTGCGCAGCTCGGTCGACAAGTCCTACGACCCGTCGATCGACATCGACTGGGAGGCGCCGCTCGTCGAGGGTGCCTACGGGGTCGTCCCCGAGCGGGTGTCGTTGTACGGCACGCCGCTGTGGGACGAGCTGTCCGAGGAGCAGCGGGTCACGCTGTCGGTGCACGAGTTCTGCAGCGTCGCCCGGATCGGGCTGTGGTTCGAGATGATCCTGATGCAGATGCTGCTGCGCTACGCCTACGACCGCGATCCGCGCCGCCCGCACATCCAGTACGCGCTGGTCGAGATCGCCGACGAGTGCCGGCACTCGATGATGTTCGCCAAGGCGACCGAGCGCTACGGGGTCCCGGACTACGCACCGGACCGGCTCACCCACGAGCTGGGCCGGGTGATGAAGACGATCGGGACCGGGCCCGCGATGTTCGCCGGAACGCTCTACGTCGAGGAGATCCTCGATCAGCTCCAGCGCGAGGGGATGCGCGACGAGCGGGTGCAGCCGCTCTCCCGGATGATCAACAAGATCCACGTGACGGAGGAGGCCCGGCACGTCCGCTACGCCCGCGAGGAGCTGCAACGGATCATGCCGAAGACGAACGCGGCGCAGCGCTCCCTCGCCCGGAACGAGACCGCGGCGATCGCCTTCGTCGTCGCCCGCAACCTGATCCATCCCGAGGTGTACCGCAGCGTCGGCATCGAGCCGTCGGTCGGCCGGAAGATCGCGCGGGCCAATCCGCACCACCGCGAGATGCTGCGCTGGTCGGCCCGCAAGCTCGTGCCGTTCCTGCGTGAGCAGGGCGTCATCGGTGGGCCGTCGGAGCTGCTGTGGAAGCGCGCGCACCTGATCTGA
- a CDS encoding TIGR02569 family protein — protein MTAARPLATAPAASALPEHVRIAFGVRDTAPRPVVWAGQRAWQCGDTLLRPVSDHVVAAWSATVLENLEVEGVRLARPVRSSDGRWVVGGWAASRYVPGAPEPRHDEVVAASLRLHAATSTVLRPRLLDDRDDLLSRSAAAAFGERKLELHPETGGLLFAELAAHRRTIRLTPQVVHGELFGAMLFDPTGRPAVLDLVPFWRPAEWAAAVVVVDAVAWGGADEDLIERWSELQEWPQSLLRAVLYRLALHAQHPDATAESLSGIERVAGLVSRRL, from the coding sequence GTGACCGCTGCCCGCCCGCTCGCCACCGCGCCGGCCGCGAGCGCCCTGCCCGAGCACGTACGCATCGCCTTCGGCGTGCGTGACACCGCCCCGCGCCCGGTCGTCTGGGCCGGCCAGCGGGCCTGGCAGTGCGGCGACACGCTGCTCCGCCCGGTTTCCGATCACGTCGTCGCGGCCTGGTCGGCGACCGTTCTGGAGAACCTGGAGGTCGAGGGCGTCCGGCTGGCCCGCCCGGTGCGCTCCAGCGACGGCCGCTGGGTGGTCGGCGGCTGGGCGGCGTCCCGCTACGTCCCCGGGGCCCCGGAGCCCCGGCACGACGAGGTCGTCGCGGCATCCCTGCGGCTGCACGCGGCGACGTCCACGGTGCTGCGGCCCCGGCTGCTCGACGACCGCGACGACCTGCTGTCCCGCTCGGCCGCCGCCGCGTTCGGCGAGCGCAAGCTGGAGCTGCACCCGGAGACCGGCGGCCTGCTGTTCGCCGAGCTCGCCGCACACCGCCGGACGATCCGGCTCACCCCGCAGGTCGTGCACGGCGAGCTGTTCGGCGCGATGCTGTTCGACCCGACCGGCAGGCCCGCGGTGCTCGACCTGGTGCCGTTCTGGCGTCCGGCCGAGTGGGCCGCCGCCGTCGTCGTGGTCGACGCGGTCGCCTGGGGCGGCGCCGACGAGGACTTGATCGAGCGCTGGTCGGAGCTGCAGGAGTGGCCGCAGTCGCTGCTGCGTGCCGTCCTCTATCGGCTCGCGCTGCACGCCCAGCACCCGGACGCCACCGCCGAGTCGCTGTCCGGGATCGAGCGGGTCGCCGGGCTGGTCAGCCGCAGGCTCTGA
- a CDS encoding alpha/beta fold hydrolase, which produces MAAGTSLPVHPSVTAPRPARTSGAQPRPVDPATLATLPDEIPPWPGRTITAGGVSLHVRRTPGTGAAHDPDASEAVYVHGLAGSATNWTDLAGLLASRASGLSIDLPGFGLSEPTAARDYTPDGMADALLCWLAGRREQRARAGERHDGRFHLVGNSLGGLIAMTVAARRPELVRSLTLVSPAMPDLRPDPRRLSDPRMALAMVPVLGRGARRALAVEPVRECAERIVRVCFADPQRGSERRLDELIAEHEYRATLPWAAEATDGATRGLLATWAGRSAWQRASKVRAPSLVVWGGADRIVSPRLARRTAAALPDARMLVLPHTGHVAQIESPEQVALAVAGLWDET; this is translated from the coding sequence ATGGCCGCCGGTACGTCGCTCCCCGTTCACCCCTCCGTCACCGCGCCCCGGCCTGCCCGCACATCCGGCGCGCAGCCGCGGCCGGTCGATCCCGCGACGCTCGCCACGCTGCCCGACGAGATCCCGCCGTGGCCCGGCCGGACGATCACCGCGGGCGGGGTGTCGCTGCACGTCCGCCGGACGCCGGGGACGGGTGCGGCACACGATCCGGACGCCTCCGAGGCCGTCTACGTGCACGGCCTGGCCGGGTCGGCGACGAACTGGACCGATCTGGCGGGGCTGCTGGCGTCGCGTGCGTCGGGATTGTCGATCGACCTGCCCGGCTTCGGTCTGTCCGAGCCCACCGCGGCGCGGGACTACACCCCGGACGGCATGGCGGACGCGCTGCTCTGCTGGCTGGCCGGCCGCCGCGAGCAGCGGGCCAGGGCCGGGGAGCGTCACGACGGCCGGTTCCACCTGGTCGGGAACTCCCTCGGCGGGCTGATCGCGATGACGGTCGCCGCCCGCCGTCCGGAGCTGGTGCGGTCGCTGACCCTGGTGTCGCCCGCGATGCCGGACCTGCGCCCCGATCCGCGGCGGCTCTCCGATCCGCGGATGGCGCTGGCGATGGTCCCGGTGCTCGGCCGCGGCGCGCGCCGGGCACTGGCCGTCGAGCCGGTGCGCGAGTGCGCCGAGCGGATCGTGCGGGTCTGCTTCGCCGATCCGCAGCGCGGCTCCGAGCGCAGGCTCGACGAGCTGATCGCCGAGCACGAGTACCGGGCGACGTTGCCGTGGGCGGCCGAGGCGACCGACGGCGCGACCCGCGGCCTGCTGGCGACCTGGGCCGGGCGATCGGCCTGGCAGCGTGCGTCGAAGGTGCGGGCACCCTCGCTCGTCGTGTGGGGTGGCGCGGACCGGATCGTGTCGCCGCGGCTGGCCCGCCGGACCGCTGCGGCGCTGCCGGACGCGCGGATGCTGGTGCTGCCCCACACCGGGCACGTCGCACAGATCGAGAGCCCCGAGCAGGTCGCGCTCGCCGTCGCCGGGCTGTGGGACGAGACCTGA
- a CDS encoding nitrate/nitrite transporter — protein sequence MTTSASPGRRLGGRWIEHWDPEDEGFWERTGKKIASRNLWQSIFSEHIGFSVWTMWSVLVLFMGPEYGIDAAQKFFLVAVPTLVGAILRLPYTFAVARFGGRNWTIFSAALLIVPLLLALVVIEPGVSYTTLLLVAAVAGVGGGNFASSMANINAFYPERSKGWALGLNAGGGNLGVPVVQLLGLLVIATIGAGQPRVLIAIYIPLVIVSAILAWRRMDNIAAMSNDTGAFAEACRDRQTWIMSFLYIGTFGSFIGYSFAFGLVLQNQFDRTPLQAAAVTFIGPLIGSLIRPIGGRLADRYGGANVTLWNFAGMAVATLVIIAASGAQSLAVFTLGFILLFTLSGIGNGSTYKMIPAIFTGRARVRIAEGGDRETELGTARRLSGAVIGIAGAVGALGGLFINLAFRQSFLAVESGTPAFWSFLAFYVVCIGVTWAVYLRPKQASVPGGAELVRV from the coding sequence GTGACGACCTCAGCTTCTCCCGGCCGCCGTCTCGGCGGCCGCTGGATCGAGCACTGGGACCCCGAGGACGAGGGGTTCTGGGAACGCACCGGAAAGAAGATCGCGAGCCGTAACCTCTGGCAGTCGATCTTCTCGGAACACATCGGTTTCTCGGTGTGGACGATGTGGTCGGTCCTGGTGCTGTTCATGGGGCCGGAGTACGGGATCGACGCCGCCCAGAAGTTCTTCCTGGTCGCGGTGCCGACCCTGGTCGGCGCGATTCTGCGGCTGCCCTACACGTTCGCGGTGGCCCGCTTCGGCGGCCGGAACTGGACGATCTTCTCCGCGGCGCTGCTGATCGTCCCGCTGCTCCTTGCGCTGGTCGTGATCGAGCCGGGCGTCTCCTACACCACGCTGCTGCTGGTGGCCGCGGTCGCGGGGGTCGGCGGCGGGAACTTCGCGTCGTCGATGGCCAACATCAATGCGTTCTACCCCGAGCGGAGCAAGGGCTGGGCGCTGGGCCTGAACGCGGGCGGCGGCAACCTCGGCGTCCCGGTGGTGCAGCTGCTCGGGCTGCTGGTCATCGCGACCATCGGTGCCGGGCAGCCCCGGGTGCTGATCGCGATCTACATTCCGCTGGTGATCGTCTCCGCGATCCTGGCGTGGCGGCGGATGGACAACATCGCCGCGATGTCGAACGACACCGGCGCCTTCGCCGAGGCCTGCCGGGACCGGCAGACCTGGATCATGTCGTTCCTCTACATCGGGACGTTCGGGTCGTTCATCGGCTACTCGTTCGCCTTCGGCCTGGTGCTGCAGAACCAGTTCGACCGCACCCCGCTGCAGGCCGCCGCGGTCACCTTCATCGGCCCGCTGATCGGCTCGCTGATCCGCCCGATCGGCGGCCGGCTGGCCGACCGGTACGGCGGCGCGAACGTGACGCTGTGGAACTTCGCCGGCATGGCGGTCGCCACGCTGGTCATCATCGCCGCGTCCGGTGCGCAGTCCCTCGCGGTGTTCACGCTCGGCTTCATCCTGCTGTTCACGCTGTCCGGGATCGGCAACGGTTCCACCTACAAGATGATCCCGGCGATCTTCACCGGCCGCGCCCGGGTCAGGATCGCCGAGGGCGGCGACCGGGAGACCGAGCTCGGCACCGCGCGCAGGCTGTCCGGCGCCGTGATCGGCATTGCCGGCGCGGTCGGGGCGCTCGGCGGCCTGTTCATCAACCTGGCGTTCCGGCAGTCGTTCCTGGCGGTCGAGTCGGGGACGCCCGCCTTCTGGAGCTTCCTCGCCTTCTACGTGGTGTGCATCGGCGTCACGTGGGCGGTGTACCTGCGACCGAAGCAGGCGTCCGTGCCCGGCGGCGCCGAGCTCGTCCGGGTCTGA
- a CDS encoding TetR/AcrR family transcriptional regulator, whose amino-acid sequence MTGTATPRGARLSRGARRAQLLLAARDVFADQGYHAAAMDDIAERAGVSKPVLYQHFPGKLELYQALLTTYAEELVERVSGAIERTGDNKERVQAAVAAYFDFVAGEGKAYRLVFESDLRGDPEAASVVESALDRCIDAVAGAVTTDAGLDQDRARLLAVGLVGLSQVGAQFWLDSDQRVPRDEAVALMTSLAWRGIGGFPKLTESPEQL is encoded by the coding sequence ATGACCGGAACCGCCACACCTCGGGGCGCACGCCTGTCCCGTGGAGCGCGGCGCGCCCAGCTGCTGCTGGCCGCCCGCGACGTGTTCGCCGATCAGGGGTACCACGCGGCGGCCATGGACGACATCGCCGAGCGGGCCGGGGTCAGCAAGCCGGTGCTCTACCAGCACTTCCCCGGCAAGCTCGAGCTGTACCAGGCGTTGCTCACCACCTACGCCGAGGAGCTGGTCGAGCGGGTCTCCGGGGCGATCGAGCGGACCGGCGACAACAAGGAACGCGTCCAGGCCGCCGTCGCCGCCTACTTCGACTTCGTCGCCGGCGAGGGCAAGGCCTACCGGCTGGTGTTCGAGTCCGACCTGCGGGGCGACCCGGAGGCCGCCTCCGTCGTGGAGAGCGCGCTCGACCGGTGCATCGACGCCGTCGCCGGTGCGGTCACCACCGACGCCGGGCTGGACCAGGACCGGGCCCGGCTGCTCGCCGTCGGCCTGGTCGGGCTGAGCCAGGTCGGCGCCCAGTTCTGGCTGGACTCCGACCAGCGGGTCCCGCGTGACGAGGCGGTTGCGCTGATGACGTCGCTGGCCTGGCGGGGCATCGGCGGATTCCCCAAGCTCACCGAGAGTCCCGAACAGCTCTGA
- a CDS encoding NAD-dependent epimerase/dehydratase family protein, giving the protein MIAVTLLLTGAAGNMGTLLRPRLVRDGRTLRLLDAAPLTAGPGEQAHAGSVTDPAVVAAAVDGADAVVHLAGISGEAGWDEIVETNLTGTRTVLDAAVAAGVRTVVLASSNHAAGFRTRADGVPLPATVEQAPDTYYGWSKAAVEGMGRLYHERYGLTVVSLRIGTCFEKPRNARALATWLSPDDAARLVEASVDPDTRGHHLVWGVSANTRRWWSLEEGAAIGFHPRDDAEVFAAEILAGGPEPDPAAPEHHRVGGGFCDLPLGVRMR; this is encoded by the coding sequence CTGATCGCCGTGACGCTGCTGCTGACCGGCGCCGCCGGCAACATGGGGACGCTGCTGCGTCCGCGGCTCGTCCGCGACGGCCGGACCCTGCGACTGCTCGACGCCGCGCCGCTCACGGCCGGGCCGGGGGAGCAGGCGCACGCCGGATCGGTCACCGATCCCGCGGTGGTCGCCGCGGCCGTCGACGGGGCGGACGCCGTCGTCCATCTCGCCGGGATCAGCGGTGAGGCCGGCTGGGACGAGATCGTCGAGACGAACCTGACCGGCACCCGCACGGTGCTCGACGCCGCGGTCGCCGCCGGGGTCCGGACCGTCGTACTGGCGTCGAGCAACCACGCCGCCGGGTTCCGCACCCGCGCCGACGGCGTCCCGCTGCCGGCGACGGTCGAGCAGGCCCCGGACACCTACTACGGCTGGAGCAAGGCCGCGGTCGAGGGCATGGGCAGGCTGTACCACGAGCGGTACGGGCTGACCGTCGTGAGCCTGCGGATCGGGACCTGCTTCGAGAAGCCGCGCAACGCCCGCGCGCTGGCGACCTGGCTGTCGCCGGACGACGCGGCCCGGCTCGTCGAGGCGTCGGTCGATCCCGATACCCGGGGCCACCACCTGGTGTGGGGCGTCTCGGCGAACACCCGTCGCTGGTGGTCGCTCGAGGAGGGCGCGGCGATCGGCTTCCACCCGCGTGACGACGCCGAGGTGTTCGCCGCCGAGATACTGGCCGGCGGCCCGGAACCGGACCCGGCCGCGCCGGAGCACCATCGGGTCGGCGGCGGGTTCTGCGATCTCCCGCTCGGCGTCCGGATGCGTTGA
- a CDS encoding alpha/beta fold hydrolase, which translates to MSRRIVTRDGTGLYVRESGPEAAPVTVLLAHGWTLDERCWAPVADTIAAGVQSGPPTRVVRYDHRGHGRSDDTPDERKTLERLADDMAEVIEQVIPAGPVVIAGHSMGGMTAMSLAQRHPELVAERVAGVALVATASGGLGGAATLGMSGRPAELFLAGKEKVTVSPLWTDRRALSSHPALLRAGVRPLLLGRQPDREAVRLTCDAIAGCRPTTISGFTPTLTAHERDAALAAFAELPVEVLVGSRDRLTPPRYSRRIRDGLPRSGLTVFPDAGHMLPVERVAGVAARIGALVRGTVRADRAA; encoded by the coding sequence GTGAGCAGGCGGATCGTCACCCGCGACGGGACCGGGTTGTACGTGCGGGAGTCCGGACCCGAGGCGGCGCCGGTGACCGTGCTCCTGGCGCACGGCTGGACCCTCGACGAACGTTGCTGGGCGCCGGTCGCGGACACCATCGCCGCGGGTGTGCAGTCCGGCCCGCCGACCCGGGTGGTCCGCTACGACCACCGCGGGCACGGCCGGTCCGACGACACCCCCGACGAGCGCAAGACCCTCGAGCGGCTGGCCGACGACATGGCCGAGGTGATCGAGCAGGTGATCCCGGCCGGGCCGGTCGTGATCGCCGGGCACTCGATGGGCGGGATGACGGCGATGTCGCTCGCCCAACGTCATCCGGAGCTGGTCGCGGAGCGGGTCGCCGGGGTCGCGCTCGTCGCCACGGCCAGCGGCGGGCTCGGCGGGGCCGCCACGCTCGGGATGAGCGGGCGTCCGGCGGAGCTGTTCCTGGCGGGCAAGGAGAAGGTGACGGTCAGTCCGCTGTGGACCGACCGGCGGGCGCTGAGCTCGCATCCGGCGTTGCTGCGGGCCGGGGTGCGGCCGCTGCTGCTCGGGCGGCAGCCGGACCGGGAGGCGGTCCGGCTGACCTGCGACGCGATCGCCGGCTGCCGTCCGACCACGATCTCCGGGTTCACCCCGACGCTCACCGCGCACGAACGGGACGCGGCGCTGGCCGCGTTCGCCGAGCTGCCGGTGGAGGTACTGGTCGGGTCCCGGGACCGGCTGACCCCGCCCCGCTACTCCCGCCGCATCCGCGACGGGCTGCCCCGCTCCGGGCTGACGGTGTTCCCGGACGCCGGGCACATGCTGCCCGTCGAGCGGGTCGCCGGGGTGGCGGCCCGGATCGGCGCGCTGGTGCGGGGGACCGTGCGGGCCGACCGGGCGGCGTGA
- a CDS encoding HAD family hydrolase: protein MRSRIPVALAAAVTALALPVAGPLLVPAPVVPALLAASVLLALAVVLVAGRAGHRGAAAALRAGTVSTDVGVSIATLGASAWAAPAVLAAAVSPAGPSAVLGGWGAGSTPADLLGLLGGPALLPGTAAVLTVLAVIVADTGRRTPPSAAGTDGPPVVRETAAHPRDALRAVADRWCTRLVPIAVLVALAVTGFRVGSGQGWPVAGLAGLAVLLAACPVVLLAAAPAAVRAADRAGGTDVRLPLPGPGPRQDPVGWTRPFGAHGVVQRIDTVALAGPDVLTGTGPGAIVVHPARGEDPDTVLQLAASVTAGCRPGSDLAPVARALSAAAGGPVPDVAEADEQPGLGVSGLVAELVPVDGMRPGVVTGRVRAGAGAAAAGPVSGEPVVALAEHDGRTHPGPGPATTVVAHAVLVGSPEWLHEHGVRLPPGLRAARERAVADGGSVVAVAWDGAARAVLTLDRVPHPSAAAGLDALRAAGAEPALLTPDDDGAARTLALAVGLDPDDPDAVRAGLGPAARAAAVAGLRARGRTVAVAADPGTDPDALAGADLAVALLPWRSVEPGAPGEPDPVPDPVAGSARIAARGGPTEVAAALVLARRARAHTRSAVVAAIVLAAAGTVAAAAGAPGPVVAALPVLGALAVRARRARTGVRSTPGEAPAAAMTDR from the coding sequence GTGCGCTCCCGCATCCCGGTCGCGCTCGCCGCCGCCGTGACGGCACTCGCCCTGCCGGTCGCCGGCCCGCTGCTCGTCCCGGCGCCGGTCGTCCCTGCGCTGCTGGCCGCGAGCGTGCTGCTCGCGCTCGCCGTCGTCCTGGTCGCCGGACGGGCGGGGCACCGGGGCGCGGCCGCCGCGCTGCGGGCCGGGACCGTCAGCACCGACGTCGGTGTCTCGATCGCCACGCTGGGCGCGTCGGCGTGGGCTGCGCCGGCCGTGCTCGCCGCCGCCGTCTCACCGGCCGGTCCGTCGGCCGTGCTCGGCGGCTGGGGCGCCGGGAGCACGCCGGCGGACCTGCTCGGTCTGCTGGGCGGCCCGGCCCTGCTGCCGGGCACCGCCGCGGTGCTCACCGTGCTGGCCGTGATCGTGGCCGACACCGGCCGCCGCACGCCGCCGTCCGCCGCGGGGACCGACGGGCCGCCGGTCGTCCGGGAGACCGCGGCGCACCCCCGGGACGCCCTGCGGGCGGTGGCGGACCGCTGGTGCACCCGGCTGGTCCCGATCGCCGTGCTGGTCGCGCTCGCCGTGACCGGTTTCCGGGTGGGTTCCGGGCAGGGATGGCCGGTCGCCGGACTCGCCGGACTCGCCGTGCTGCTGGCCGCCTGCCCGGTGGTGCTGCTGGCCGCCGCGCCCGCGGCCGTGCGGGCCGCCGACCGCGCGGGTGGCACGGACGTGCGGCTGCCGCTGCCGGGGCCAGGACCCCGGCAGGACCCGGTCGGCTGGACCCGTCCGTTCGGCGCCCACGGCGTCGTGCAGCGGATCGACACCGTCGCGCTCGCCGGGCCGGACGTGCTCACCGGCACCGGGCCCGGCGCGATCGTGGTGCACCCGGCGCGCGGGGAGGACCCGGACACGGTGCTGCAGCTGGCCGCGTCGGTCACCGCGGGCTGCCGGCCGGGCTCGGATCTGGCCCCGGTCGCGCGGGCGCTGTCGGCCGCCGCCGGTGGCCCGGTCCCGGACGTCGCCGAGGCCGACGAGCAGCCGGGACTGGGGGTGTCCGGCCTGGTCGCCGAGCTCGTGCCGGTCGACGGGATGCGGCCCGGCGTGGTGACCGGGCGGGTGCGCGCCGGGGCCGGTGCGGCCGCCGCCGGACCCGTGTCCGGGGAGCCGGTCGTCGCGCTCGCCGAGCACGACGGCCGCACGCACCCCGGGCCCGGCCCGGCCACGACGGTGGTGGCGCACGCGGTGCTCGTCGGCTCCCCGGAGTGGCTGCACGAGCACGGCGTCCGGCTCCCGCCCGGCCTGCGGGCCGCACGGGAACGCGCCGTCGCCGACGGCGGCTCGGTGGTCGCGGTCGCCTGGGACGGGGCCGCCCGGGCGGTGCTCACCCTGGACCGGGTCCCGCACCCGTCGGCCGCCGCCGGGCTGGACGCGCTGCGGGCCGCGGGAGCCGAGCCTGCTCTGCTCACCCCCGACGACGACGGTGCCGCCCGCACCCTCGCGCTGGCCGTCGGACTGGACCCCGACGACCCGGACGCCGTCCGCGCCGGGCTGGGCCCCGCCGCCAGGGCAGCGGCCGTCGCGGGCCTGCGCGCCCGCGGCCGCACGGTCGCGGTCGCGGCCGACCCCGGGACCGATCCGGACGCACTGGCCGGTGCCGATCTCGCCGTCGCCCTGCTCCCGTGGCGCAGCGTCGAACCGGGGGCCCCGGGGGAACCGGACCCGGTTCCCGATCCCGTCGCGGGATCCGCGAGGATCGCCGCCCGAGGCGGTCCCACCGAGGTGGCCGCAGCCCTCGTACTGGCCCGGCGGGCCCGCGCGCACACCCGCAGCGCGGTCGTCGCTGCGATCGTGCTGGCCGCCGCCGGGACGGTCGCGGCGGCGGCCGGAGCACCGGGCCCGGTGGTCGCCGCGCTGCCGGTCCTGGGGGCCCTCGCGGTGCGCGCCCGGCGGGCCCGGACAGGCGTCCGATCCACGCCCGGCGAGGCGCCGGCAGCGGCGATGACGGATCGTTAG